In Nicotiana tabacum cultivar K326 chromosome 21, ASM71507v2, whole genome shotgun sequence, one DNA window encodes the following:
- the LOC107763382 gene encoding uncharacterized protein LOC107763382: MPGFAKYLKDLITKKKITKNEVVNATHQISSIIATTTIQNKEDPGAFIIPCTIGLRDLARALCDNGASINLIPLAIYKQAGLGMPRPTSMRLQMADRSIKRLVGIIDDVLLMKVGKFLLPADFVILDCAVDKEISIILGRPFLDTGRALMDLERNEIKFRVNNEEVTFQTSKDMKLPHAYESISVIDIVDEVEDAIEIKMEEECLGEALAVILVNFDGEDMEGYMESVNALEGLGSYTYAPKKLSLDLYNRVTPPDKPSIIEPPQLELKPLPPHLRYKFLGSNKTLPVIVSSLLNDVQVEYLLNILREHRQAIG, translated from the coding sequence ATGCCGGGTTTTGCTAAGTACTTGAAGGACTTAATCACTAAGAAGAAAATCACCAAGAATGAAGTGGTTAATGCGACACACCAGATTAGCTCCATCATTGCAACAACCACCATTCAAAATAAAGAAGACCCGGGAGCTTTTAtcattccatgcactattgggttGCGCGATCTTGCCCGAGCTCTTTGTGATAATGGGGCTAGCATCAACTTAATTCCTCTTGCTATTTACAAGCAAGCGGGGTTAGGGATGCCGAGGCCTACaagtatgaggttgcaaatggccgatcgttcAATAAAGAGACTGGTggggattattgatgatgttcttctTATGAAAGTGGGAAAGTTCCTCCTCCCTGCCGACTTCGTGATCCTTGATTGTGCTGTTGATAAAGAAATCTCCATCATCTTGGGGAGACCATTCCTTGATACCGGAAGAGCACTCATGGATTTGGAACGAAATGAGATCAAGTTCCGAGTTAATAACGAAGAGGTTACCTTTCAAACGAGTAAGGATATGAAATTGCCACATGCATATGAAAGCATCTCAGtcattgatattgttgatgaGGTAGAGGACGCAATCGAGATAAAGATGGAAGAAGAATGCCTCGGTGAAGCATTGGCGGTTATTTTGGTGAATTTTGATGGTGAAGACATGGAAGGATACATGGAATCGGTAAATGCATTAGAAGGGCTTGGGTCCTACACTTATGCACCAAAGAAACTTTCTCTTGACTTATATAATAGAGTCACACCTCCCGATAAGCCTTCAATTATCGAGCCGCCACAACTTGAGCTCAAGCCACTTCCACCGCActtaaggtataaatttcttggctctaATAAAACTCTACCTGtaattgtttcttctttgttAAATGATGTGCAGGTTGAATACTTGTTGAATATCCTGAGGGAGCACAGACAAGCTATTGGGTAG